The nucleotide sequence GACCTCATGCCGCGCAACCTCGACAACCGGGTGGAGCTGCTCACGCCGGTGGAGGACGCCGCCGCGGTGGCCGAGATCGAGGACACCCTGGAGCGCTGCCTGGCCGACGACACCTACGCCTGGGACCTCGGCTCCGACGGCCGCTGGAGCCGTCGCGCGGGGCGCGAGCGATCGGTGCAGGACGAGCTCATGCAGCGGACACTCGACAGGGTGTCTGACACCGTGTCACAGCCGTTACCCTAAGGAGTTCCCGGCACCCGCCGATACAGGGTTCGCACGGGAGCCCCTGCACCCCATGCCCACCGCCGTCCTCCGCGATTCCTCGCGCGTCCAAGCGCTGTGCTCCGGCCGCCCGAGGCGGAGGGCGAGCTGATGGCCGGCCTTGCCGCCGCGGGCGTCCGCGAGATCGAGCTGCGGCGCGCCACCGACCTGGCGCTGCTGGGCGAGCGGCGCCTGGCTCAGGCCCAGGCGCTGGCCGGCATCGGCAGCTGGGAGTGGGACATCGCCGGCGGCCGGGCGATCTGGTCCGAGCGGGTCTACGAGATCATGGGCGTGGATCCCGCGCTGTCGGCATTCTCCCACGACGGCTTCATGGACCACGTCCACCCCGACGACCGCGAGCGCGTGAAGGCCGAGATCCAGGCGGCCCTCGGCGGCGAGCGGCCCTGGTACGAGTACGAGTGCCGGATCCGCAGACCCGACGGGGAGCAGCGCAGCATCACGGTGCGCGCGGACGTGGAGCACGGCTCCGGCGGCCTGCCGCGGCGCAGCACCGGCATCGTGCGCGACGTCACCGCCGAGCGCGCCGCGGAGCGCGCCCTTGCCGACACGGCGCGGCGACTCGCCGAGGCCCAGTCCATCGCCGGGATGGGCAGCTGGGAATGGGACCTGCGCGACGGCTCGACCACGTGGTCACCGCCCCTCTACGAGCTGTTCGGTCACGACCCCGCGGCCCAGATCCTCGACTACGCGCGGATCATCGAGCGCGTCCACGTCGACGACCGCGATCGGACGGCCGCCGAGATCGAGTCCGCGATGGCGGGCGCCGGGTCCTTCGACGTCTCGGCCCGGATCGTCCGCTTCGACGGCGAGCCACGCTGGGTTCGAGCGCGCGGCGAGATGATGCGAGACGACCGCGGCGAGCTCCTGCGAATGCTCGGCACCATCCAGGACACCACCGCCGCCCGCCGGTCCGAGTCGCTGCTGCGCGAGGCGGAGCAGCGCTTCGGCACGGCGTTCGAGTCCACCAGCTCCGGCATGGCGCTCATCGACGTTGAGATGCGGCGCTTCCTGCGCGTGAACACGGCGCTCTGCGTGGGCCTCGGCCGCCGCCGGGCGGACGTGCTGGCGATGGACCCCACCGCCCTCCTGCACTCAGACGACGCGCAGGTCGACGAGGGCGCGCTGGCCGAGCTCGTCGCAGGCCGGAGGCGCAGCATCGAGTTCGAGCGCCGCTTCGTGCTGCCCAGCGGCGAGATCCGGATCGCCCTCGTCCACATCGGTCTCGTCCGCGATGCAGAGGGGGAGCCGCTCTACTTCGTCGTGCAGGCGCGGGACCTGACCGACCAGCGCCGGGCCGAGGAGCAGGTGCGCTTCCACACGCTGCACCATCCGCTCACCGGCCTGCCCAACCGCACGCTGTTCCTCGACCGCCTTCGCCACGCCCTGCTCCAGGCAGAGCGCCGTGGCTCCACGATCGCGGTTCTCGTCATCGACATCGACCGCTTCCGCGTGGTGAACGAGCGGTTCGGGCTCGCGGGCGGGGATCACGTGCTGAAGACCGTGGGGCCTCGGCTGGCCCGCGGCCTGCGCGACTCCGACACGGTCGCCCACCTGGGCGAGGACCTCTTCGCGGTGGCCTGCGAGGACCTCGCGGACGAACACGAGGCGATCGAGCTGGCTGCCCGCCTGCAGCGGGCGGTCGGGCGGCCCGTGGACGTGGACGGACAGTCGCTCCAGCTCGCGGCCAGCATCGGCGTGGCGCTGGCCGCGACCGGCGGCGGCCAGGCCGAGGACCTGGTGCGGGACGCCGAGTACGCCGCGCTCGGCGCGCGGGAGCGCGGCGGCGGACGCTGGGAGGTGTTCGATCCGGCGCTGCGGTCGCGTCTGGTCGACCGCCTCGAGCTCGAGCTCGAGCTGCGGACCGGCATCGAGGGCGGCGAGCTGCGCGTGCACTACCAGCCGGTCACGGCGTTGGACGCCGAGACGCTGGTGGGATACGAGGCGCTCGTGCGGTGGGAGCACCCCGAGCGCGGCCTGCTCCATCCCGGTGACTTCCTCCCCGTGGCCGAGGAGAGCGGGCTCGACGTCCCGCTCGGGTCGTTCGTGCTCCGCGAGGCCTGCCGCCAGGTCGTGGCATGGGGGGACGAGGACCCGGAGTGGGAGCACGTCGGCCTGGGCGTGAACGTGTCCGCCCGGCAGCTGGACCAGCCGGGCTTCGTGGGTGAGGTGGCCGAGGTGCTGGCCGAGACCGGCATCCGCCCCGCGCGCCTGCGGCTCGAGCTCACCGAGACGGACCTCATGCACTCGGCGGACCCGGTGGGCACGATCGAGCGGCTGAAGAAGCTCGGCGTGCGCGTGATCCTCGACGACTTCGGCACCGGCTACTCGTCGCTCTCCCATCTCCGCAGCTTCCCCGTGGACGGGCTGAAGATCGACCGATCGTTCGTGGCCGACATCGACACCGACGTGCAGTCGGCGCAGATCGTGGACGCCATAGTGGCGATGGCGCGCGCGCTCGACCTCACCGTCGTGGCGGAGGGCGTGGAGACCCAGGAGCAGCTCGCAAGCCTGGCGGCGCTGGACTGCCACATGCTTCAGGGCTTCCTGCTCGGGCGTCCGGTTCCGCCCGCCGACGTGCGCCGCGACTGGACGCTGCCGGCGCGATAGGGTCGCGGGCCTGTTGGGAGCGGCCGGACTGCCGGTGGATGCCGCTTGAACAAAGGTGACGCAGGCGTCAGACTGCCTGCGATGCTCCGGCTCGCCGCTGCCGCCTGCGCGCTCGCCCTCGCCATCCCGGCGGCGGCGCTCGCCGAGGACGCACCGTACGTCGAGTGGGCCAACCACCTGCCCGCGCTGCCGGGCCAGTTCACGCCCAACACCTTCGACGACTGCGCCGACGCCGATCCCGCCTGCGTGCAGGCCACCCTCGACGAGATGTATCGACGCTACGGCGAGCTGATCGCCGCGGACTGCGACCACAACGCCGTGTTCGCGCTCACCTACATACGCGTGACCGAGATCTACGCGGAGAACGCGCACAACGGGTTCTTCGAGGAGGAGGACTTCCTCGCCCGCGAGGACGCGGTCTTCGCCCGGCTCTACTTCGACTCCTACGACGCGTGGGCGGCCGGCGAGGACGCGGCGGTGCCGCCGGCGTGGCAGATGGCGTTCGACACCGCCCGCGACCGCGCGGTGCCCGCGCTGGGCAACATGCTCCAGGGCATCAACGCGCACGTGAACCGCGACATGCCGTTCATGCTCGCCGGGCTCGGGCTCACCAAGCCCGACGGCACCAGCCGCAAGCGCGACCACGACGCCATGAACGAGCTGCTCAACCGCGTCTATGACGACGTGATCGCGGAGATGACACAGCGGTTCGACCCCAGCGTGGACGACTTCGACCCCCCCGGCGCGCTCGACAACCTCGCCGGCTTCCAGATCCTGCCGCTGTGGCGCGAGGGCGTGTGGCGCAATGCCGAGCTGCTCACGCTGGCCACCACGCCCGAGGCGCGCGCCGGGGTGGCGCAGTGGATCGAGCTGTATGCGCTGCTGCAGGCGCAGATGATCCGCTCCGGGTTCGGGTACCGCGGCGACCAGGACAGCACGGAGCGCGACGCGCACTGCGCGGCCCAGGACAACTCGGTCGAGGACGCGCGCCCGCCCGCGGAGTGATCGCCCTCGCCACCTGCGAGGACCTGCCCGAGCTCGATCCCGACGACGCCGCTCTCGTCACCGCCCTGCGCGGGCGCGGGCTGGACCCGCGGCCGGCCATCTGGAGCGACCCGGAGGTGGACTGGGCGGCCTTCGACCTCTGCCTGATCCGCTCTGTGTGGGACTACTTCCACCGGCCGGGCGAGTTTCTCGACTGGGTGGACCGCGCCGGCGCGGCCGTGCCCATGTGGAACCCGCCGGAGACCCTGCGCTGGAACGCGCACAAGTCCTACCTGCGCGAGCTCGAGGCCGCGGGGGTGCCCACGATCCCCACAGCCTGGCTCAAGCGCGGCGACCCCGTGGACCTGAGGACGCTGCTCGCCGAGCGCGGCTGGGACGACGCCATCGTGAAGCCGGCAGTAGCGGGCGGGTCGCTGGGCCTGCACCGCGTGGGCGAGGGACGGGCGGCGCAGGCGCACGTCGATGCGCTGCTCGAGTCCGGCGACACCATGGTGCAGCCCTTCCTCCCCTCCATCACCGGCGGCGAGCTCTCGATCGTGTGCGTGGACGGTCAGCCCGGCCACGCCGTGCGCAAGACGCCGCGGGCCGGCGACATCCGCGTCCAGCCCGAGCACGGCGGGCTGGTGGAGCGGGCCGAGCCGGATGCCCGCGAGGCCGAGGTGGCCCGCCGCGTGCTCGACGCCCTGCCCCATCCCGCGCTGTATGCCCGCGTGGACCTCGTGCGCGGCCGCCAGGGCGATCCGCTCCTCATCGAGGCC is from Thermoleophilaceae bacterium and encodes:
- a CDS encoding EAL domain-containing protein encodes the protein MLRPPEAEGELMAGLAAAGVREIELRRATDLALLGERRLAQAQALAGIGSWEWDIAGGRAIWSERVYEIMGVDPALSAFSHDGFMDHVHPDDRERVKAEIQAALGGERPWYEYECRIRRPDGEQRSITVRADVEHGSGGLPRRSTGIVRDVTAERAAERALADTARRLAEAQSIAGMGSWEWDLRDGSTTWSPPLYELFGHDPAAQILDYARIIERVHVDDRDRTAAEIESAMAGAGSFDVSARIVRFDGEPRWVRARGEMMRDDRGELLRMLGTIQDTTAARRSESLLREAEQRFGTAFESTSSGMALIDVEMRRFLRVNTALCVGLGRRRADVLAMDPTALLHSDDAQVDEGALAELVAGRRRSIEFERRFVLPSGEIRIALVHIGLVRDAEGEPLYFVVQARDLTDQRRAEEQVRFHTLHHPLTGLPNRTLFLDRLRHALLQAERRGSTIAVLVIDIDRFRVVNERFGLAGGDHVLKTVGPRLARGLRDSDTVAHLGEDLFAVACEDLADEHEAIELAARLQRAVGRPVDVDGQSLQLAASIGVALAATGGGQAEDLVRDAEYAALGARERGGGRWEVFDPALRSRLVDRLELELELRTGIEGGELRVHYQPVTALDAETLVGYEALVRWEHPERGLLHPGDFLPVAEESGLDVPLGSFVLREACRQVVAWGDEDPEWEHVGLGVNVSARQLDQPGFVGEVAEVLAETGIRPARLRLELTETDLMHSADPVGTIERLKKLGVRVILDDFGTGYSSLSHLRSFPVDGLKIDRSFVADIDTDVQSAQIVDAIVAMARALDLTVVAEGVETQEQLASLAALDCHMLQGFLLGRPVPPADVRRDWTLPAR
- a CDS encoding DUF5995 family protein, coding for MLRLAAAACALALAIPAAALAEDAPYVEWANHLPALPGQFTPNTFDDCADADPACVQATLDEMYRRYGELIAADCDHNAVFALTYIRVTEIYAENAHNGFFEEEDFLAREDAVFARLYFDSYDAWAAGEDAAVPPAWQMAFDTARDRAVPALGNMLQGINAHVNRDMPFMLAGLGLTKPDGTSRKRDHDAMNELLNRVYDDVIAEMTQRFDPSVDDFDPPGALDNLAGFQILPLWREGVWRNAELLTLATTPEARAGVAQWIELYALLQAQMIRSGFGYRGDQDSTERDAHCAAQDNSVEDARPPAE